Part of the Desulfuromonas thiophila genome, CTCCACCGTCTCATAAACCTTGACGCCTCCATCAATTGCGCACAATTTCCGCACCTGGGCATCCCAGTACATCTTTTTTCCGGCAACCTCCCAGAAAGCCCCGCCAAACCAAACGCAAAAAATAAGAAAACCGATGGCAATATGCAGAACTTTTTCTTTCAGTTTTTGTGGATGCCACCGCCGCCAAAGGCGATAAATGACCCATCCAGCCAACAACCAGACCCCGATCAGAGCCAGCAGGTATAATCCGCTCATGCCGCAGACCTCCACCCGCGCGGGGTGAACCCGGTAACCAGCAATTTCCCCAATGCTGTGACCGCTGATTCGAGGGTGTGATCGGCCTTGTTTGAGGATGCTTCAAGCAGACCGGTAATGGTATTGAGCTGTAAGGATTCATCGACTTGTGAGAAAAGGTTGTAGACGGCCAAAGAATCGGTGAGGTGCGCAATCGAATGATTACCTATCAGCAAGTTGCCACCAATGATGCCTTGATCCTCGATAAAGACCGGCACCACGTCGCCCCACCAAACACCTACACCGGCGGTAACTTCCAATCCCGGCTCCGCATAGAGGTTGGTTATTTTGTCGTTCGGTTCCGGTGTAGACGAAGCAAGCCCCAGAATTTCCAATAGTTGCACATATCCTGCGCCACCGTCGGTGCCACCCGTTCCTGCGCCGTTGTAGGTATAGGTATGATCCACGTGATCAGCCCACGCCAGCGTGAACGCCGTGGCAAGATGCCCGCCCAGAGAATGCCCTGCGACAGTGACCGTATCAGAGGAAGAGAGTTTCCCCAGGCCACCCAGTGAAACCGGCGTGATCAGTCGCTCAAAGTAAGCATTCATTTCGGTAATCTGCTCTTGCGCCCAACCCTCAACAACAATACCGAGAAAATCAGCAAATATGATGTCGTCCACAAATTCACTTGGCTGTGTGCCGCGTAGAGCGAAAGTATATTCGCCTGTCTCTGTGTTCCGGAATAAAGTCCCCGAGAAACCACTATCAGGATCGGTGTATTGGTCGATGACGGTGTAAGTGTTGGCGAAGGCAATGGCTTGGACTGACGACATGCCCGCAGTTTTGAGTTTGTCGGTATA contains:
- a CDS encoding DUF6792 domain-containing protein — protein: MSSVQAIAFANTYTVIDQYTDPDSGFSGTLFRNTETGEYTFALRGTQPSEFVDDIIFADFLGIVVEGWAQEQITEMNAYFERLITPVSLGGLGKLSSSDTVTVAGHSLGGHLATAFTLAWADHVDHTYTYNGAGTGGTDGGAGYVQLLEILGLASSTPEPNDKITNLYAEPGLEVTAGVGVWWGDVVPVFIEDQGIIGGNLLIGNHSIAHLTDSLAVYNLFSQVDESLQLNTITGLLEASSNKADHTLESAVTALGKLLVTGFTPRGWRSAA